Proteins encoded in a region of the Salminus brasiliensis chromosome 2, fSalBra1.hap2, whole genome shotgun sequence genome:
- the slc5a12 gene encoding sodium-coupled monocarboxylate transporter 2 isoform X2 — MGLCCFRLPVCGFFRYWSLLCREREEKGLIQGVPGRGPPDDLWSSGALPDGQFHVSSDCYWSSIRCVPLWGLYLELRFCRPVRIAATLIYMVQTILYTGVVVYAPALALNQVTKFNLWGSIIATGVVCTFYCTLGGLKAVVWSDAFQMVVMVVGFLTVLVKGSDRSGGISAVWRTAQDGERLNVFDFDLSPLRRHTFWTLTIGGMFTWLGVYGVNQSTIQRCISCKTENHARGALYLNLLGLWMILFCAVVSGLIMYAFYATCDPWTAGYVSAPDQLMPYFVLDILGSFPGLPGLFVACAFSGTLSTVAASINALATVTYEDFVSQCCGDISNQAATWISKALCVVFGVACTSMAVAASYMGAIVQAALSIHGMCGGPMLGVFSLGILFPFTNSKGAIGGLLLGITLSFWAAVGAFIYPVSPSYTNPLFLSTANCTLLNSTAAAVTQTPLLMSTSANSDRSVLAESWYSMSYLYYSTVGFLATVIGGLLITLLTGPSKPQEVKPWLIRPVCNLFCFCSEKYRRLCWCGVNHAEEKMDLGMDMNFGTAWENHPDQDKIIKTGKNGKKQSYDLQEAYTNTAFVPDTIGQVMSKP, encoded by the exons ATGGGACTATGTTGTTTTCGCCTGCCTGTTTGTGGTTTCTTCAGGTATTGGAGTCTTCTTTGCCgtgaaagagaggaaaaaggcCTCATCCAGGGAGTTCCTGGTCGGGGGCCGCCAGATGACCTGTGGTCCAGTGGCGCTCTCCCTGACGGCCAGTTTCATGTCAGCAGTGACTGTTATTGGAGCTCCATCAGATGTGTACCGCTTTGGGGCCTC TATCTTGAGCTACGCTTCTGCAGACCGGTCCGCATAGCTGCCACTCTCATTTATATGGTGCAAACG ATTCTGTACACAGGAGTAGTGGTGTATGCTCCGGCCCTGGCTCTTAATCAGG TGACAAAGTTTAATCTGTGGGGGTCCATCATTGCCACTGGTGTTGTCTGTACGTTCTACTGCACTTTG GGAGGACTAAAGGCTGTAGTGTGGTCCGACGCCTTCCAGATGGTAGTGATGGTGGTTGGTTTTCTCACTGTGCTGGTAAAGGGCTCAGACAGAAGTGGAGGCATTTCTGCAGTATGGAGGACTGCACAGGATGGAGAAAGACTAAACGTGTTTGA CTTTGACCTCAGTCCTCTGAGGCGTCACACATTCTGGACGCTCACTATAGGAGGCATGTTCACATGGCTGGGTGTCTATGGTGTAAACCAGTCCACCATTCAAAGGTGTATTTCATGCAAGACAGAGAACCATGCTCGCGG GGCTCTGTATCTGAATTTGCTGGGCCTCTGGATGATTCTGTTCTGTGCTGTGGTCTCAGGACTCATCATGTATGCTTTCTACGCCACCTGTGACCCCTGGACAGCTGGCTATGTGTCTGCTCCTGACCAG CTCATGCCATATTTTGTCCTGGATATACTGGGAAGTTTTCCAGGCCTTCCTGGACTGTTTGTGGCCTGTGCTTTCAGTGGAACCCTCAG CACAGTGGCTGCCAGTATCAATGCTCTGGCCACAGTGACGTATGAAGACTTCGTGAGCCAGTGCTGCGGAGACATTTCCAACCAAGCCGCTACCTGGATCAGCAAAGCACTGT GTGTGGTGTTTGGAGTGGCCTGCACCAGCATGGCAGTGGCAGCATCATACATGGGAGCGATTGTGCAG GCTGCTCTTAGCATTCACGGCATGTGTGGAGGGCCCATGCTCGGCGTGTTCTCCCTAGGAATCCTTTTCCCCTTCACAAACTCTAAG GGGGCTATAGGAGGTCTGCTTCTGGGCATTACTCTGTCCTTCTGGGCAGCGGTGGGAGCCTTCATTTACCCTGTCTCCCCTAGCTACACAAACCCCCTGTTTCTGAGCACTGCGAACTGTACTCTACTGAACAGCACTGCTGCTGCGGTCACACAGACTCCTCTGCTAATGAGCACATCTGCCAACTCAGACAG GTCTGTTCTGGCTGAGTCTTGGTACTCCATGTCCTATCTGTACTACAGCACAGTGGGCTTTCTAGCCACAGTCATAGGAGGCTTGCTAATCACACTGCTAACAG GCCCTTCTAAGCCGCAGGAGGTGAAGCCGTGGCTGATTCGGCCAGTGTGTaacctgttctgcttttgctcGGAGAAATATAGGCGCTTGTGCTGGTGTGGGGTGAACCATGCAGAGGAGAAAATG GATCTGGGTATGGATATGAATTTTGGAACAGCATGGGAGAATCACCCAGATCAAGACAAAATCATAAAGACTGGGAAAAATGGGAAAAAGCAGAGTTATGACTTGCAGGAGGCTTACACCAATACAGCCTTCGTCCCAGACACAATCGGACAGGTTATGTCAAAACCTTAA
- the slc5a12 gene encoding sodium-coupled monocarboxylate transporter 2 isoform X1, with the protein MVLQDHSVRTFQIWDYVVFACLFVVSSGIGVFFAVKERKKASSREFLVGGRQMTCGPVALSLTASFMSAVTVIGAPSDVYRFGASYVIFGIAYTFVVILTAELFLPVFYRSGITSTYEYLELRFCRPVRIAATLIYMVQTILYTGVVVYAPALALNQVTKFNLWGSIIATGVVCTFYCTLGGLKAVVWSDAFQMVVMVVGFLTVLVKGSDRSGGISAVWRTAQDGERLNVFDFDLSPLRRHTFWTLTIGGMFTWLGVYGVNQSTIQRCISCKTENHARGALYLNLLGLWMILFCAVVSGLIMYAFYATCDPWTAGYVSAPDQLMPYFVLDILGSFPGLPGLFVACAFSGTLSTVAASINALATVTYEDFVSQCCGDISNQAATWISKALCVVFGVACTSMAVAASYMGAIVQAALSIHGMCGGPMLGVFSLGILFPFTNSKGAIGGLLLGITLSFWAAVGAFIYPVSPSYTNPLFLSTANCTLLNSTAAAVTQTPLLMSTSANSDRSVLAESWYSMSYLYYSTVGFLATVIGGLLITLLTGPSKPQEVKPWLIRPVCNLFCFCSEKYRRLCWCGVNHAEEKMDLGMDMNFGTAWENHPDQDKIIKTGKNGKKQSYDLQEAYTNTAFVPDTIGQVMSKP; encoded by the exons ATGGTTCTCCAGGACCACTCTGTCAGGACATTCCAAATATGGGACTATGTTGTTTTCGCCTGCCTGTTTGTGGTTTCTTCAGGTATTGGAGTCTTCTTTGCCgtgaaagagaggaaaaaggcCTCATCCAGGGAGTTCCTGGTCGGGGGCCGCCAGATGACCTGTGGTCCAGTGGCGCTCTCCCTGACGGCCAGTTTCATGTCAGCAGTGACTGTTATTGGAGCTCCATCAGATGTGTACCGCTTTGGGGCCTCGTATGTTATCTTTGGCATCGCCTACACATTTGTGGTCATCTTAACTGCAGAGCTCTTCCTTCCTGTGTTTTATCGCTCAGGCATTACGAGCACTTATGAG TATCTTGAGCTACGCTTCTGCAGACCGGTCCGCATAGCTGCCACTCTCATTTATATGGTGCAAACG ATTCTGTACACAGGAGTAGTGGTGTATGCTCCGGCCCTGGCTCTTAATCAGG TGACAAAGTTTAATCTGTGGGGGTCCATCATTGCCACTGGTGTTGTCTGTACGTTCTACTGCACTTTG GGAGGACTAAAGGCTGTAGTGTGGTCCGACGCCTTCCAGATGGTAGTGATGGTGGTTGGTTTTCTCACTGTGCTGGTAAAGGGCTCAGACAGAAGTGGAGGCATTTCTGCAGTATGGAGGACTGCACAGGATGGAGAAAGACTAAACGTGTTTGA CTTTGACCTCAGTCCTCTGAGGCGTCACACATTCTGGACGCTCACTATAGGAGGCATGTTCACATGGCTGGGTGTCTATGGTGTAAACCAGTCCACCATTCAAAGGTGTATTTCATGCAAGACAGAGAACCATGCTCGCGG GGCTCTGTATCTGAATTTGCTGGGCCTCTGGATGATTCTGTTCTGTGCTGTGGTCTCAGGACTCATCATGTATGCTTTCTACGCCACCTGTGACCCCTGGACAGCTGGCTATGTGTCTGCTCCTGACCAG CTCATGCCATATTTTGTCCTGGATATACTGGGAAGTTTTCCAGGCCTTCCTGGACTGTTTGTGGCCTGTGCTTTCAGTGGAACCCTCAG CACAGTGGCTGCCAGTATCAATGCTCTGGCCACAGTGACGTATGAAGACTTCGTGAGCCAGTGCTGCGGAGACATTTCCAACCAAGCCGCTACCTGGATCAGCAAAGCACTGT GTGTGGTGTTTGGAGTGGCCTGCACCAGCATGGCAGTGGCAGCATCATACATGGGAGCGATTGTGCAG GCTGCTCTTAGCATTCACGGCATGTGTGGAGGGCCCATGCTCGGCGTGTTCTCCCTAGGAATCCTTTTCCCCTTCACAAACTCTAAG GGGGCTATAGGAGGTCTGCTTCTGGGCATTACTCTGTCCTTCTGGGCAGCGGTGGGAGCCTTCATTTACCCTGTCTCCCCTAGCTACACAAACCCCCTGTTTCTGAGCACTGCGAACTGTACTCTACTGAACAGCACTGCTGCTGCGGTCACACAGACTCCTCTGCTAATGAGCACATCTGCCAACTCAGACAG GTCTGTTCTGGCTGAGTCTTGGTACTCCATGTCCTATCTGTACTACAGCACAGTGGGCTTTCTAGCCACAGTCATAGGAGGCTTGCTAATCACACTGCTAACAG GCCCTTCTAAGCCGCAGGAGGTGAAGCCGTGGCTGATTCGGCCAGTGTGTaacctgttctgcttttgctcGGAGAAATATAGGCGCTTGTGCTGGTGTGGGGTGAACCATGCAGAGGAGAAAATG GATCTGGGTATGGATATGAATTTTGGAACAGCATGGGAGAATCACCCAGATCAAGACAAAATCATAAAGACTGGGAAAAATGGGAAAAAGCAGAGTTATGACTTGCAGGAGGCTTACACCAATACAGCCTTCGTCCCAGACACAATCGGACAGGTTATGTCAAAACCTTAA
- the fibina gene encoding fin bud initiation factor a, translating to MGALLWPLLLALLASPLSNAMYEGPLQAEISNGTFHHFFVPDGDYEETEDPEKCQMLFKWLDRRPCGEEEDRDTAVRHEFILLKQQVEDSARVLESLGRTISHDLDGEDTYGTYLRKELDQISEAFSGVEKSLLELEVKFKQGEAAEQREEQEFAKNFVGPVHSVRQTLQDTLLISSGLKDKHELISLIVRSHGTRLSRLKHEYLNL from the coding sequence ATGGGTGCTCTCCTCTGGCCGCTTCTCCTGGCCCTGCTCGCGTCCCCTCTTTCGAACGCGATGTACGAGGGTCCTCTACAGGCGGAGATTTCCAACGGGACGTTCCACCACTTCTTCGTGCCGGACGGCGACTACGAGGAGACGGAGGACCCGGAGAAATGCCAGATGCTCTTCAAGTGGCTGGACCGCAGACCATGCGGCGAGGAAGAGGACAGGGACACAGCGGTGCGCCACGAGTTCATCCTCCTCAAGCAGCAAGTGGAGGACTCGGCCAGGGTGCTGGAGAGCCTCGGTAGGACCATCTCCCACGACCTGGACGGCGAGGACACGTACGGGACGTACCTGAGGAAGGAGCTGGACCAGATCTCCGAGGCGTTCTCCGGCGTGGAGAAATCgctgctggagctggaggtgAAGTTCAAGCAGGGCGAAGCCGCCgagcagagagaggagcaggAGTTCGCCAAGAACTTCGTGGGTCCGGTGCACAGCGTGAGGCAGACCCTGCAGGACACCCTGCTCATCTCCTCGGGACTCAAGGACAAGCACGAGCTCATCTCGCTCATCGTCCGCAGCCACGGTACGAGGCTGAGCAGACTCAAGCACGAATACCTCAATCTCTAG